The Hypomesus transpacificus isolate Combined female chromosome 2, fHypTra1, whole genome shotgun sequence genome window below encodes:
- the LOC124477932 gene encoding basic helix-loop-helix transcription factor scleraxis-like gives MSFAMVRAAPAPAGRFLYSDIAMLSEEDEENASEGSGSEEPSPYRLSGSSSSSGLHLNRKRKLCVASGVGQVVGPPVVEVRQRNAANARERDRTNSVNTAFTALRTLIPTEPADRKLSKIETLRLASSYISHLGNVLLVGEGPGDGQPCHTPAPFYHAHGLSSSPGRGTDQSAQPKHICTFCLSNQRKMNRDRDRKTAIRS, from the coding sequence ATGTCGTTCGCCATGGTCCGTGCGGCGCCCGCTCCGGCAGGGCGGTTCCTGTACTCCGATATCGCCATGCTctctgaggaggatgaggagaacgCCAGTGAGGGCTCGGGCTCCGAGGAGCCGTCCCCTTATCGCCTATCtggctcttcctcctcttccggCCTGCACctgaacaggaagaggaagctgTGCGTGGCGTCGGGGGTCGGGCAGGTGGTGGGTCCACCGGTGGTGGAGGTGAGACAGAGGAACGCAGCAAATGCCCGCGAGCGAGACCGCACCAACAGCGTGAACACTGCCTTCACCGCCCTGCGCACCCTCATTCCCACCGAGCCCGCGGACAGGAAGCTGTCGAAGATCGAGACACTGCGATTGGCCTCCAGCTACATCAGTCACCTAGGCAACGTGCTGCTcgtgggggaggggcctggagaCGGACAGCCCTGCCACACTCCTGCGCCCTTCTACCACGCCCATGGGCTCAGCTCCTcccctggccgtggaacagacCAATCAGCGCAACCCAAACACATCTGCACTTTCTGCCTCAGCAACCAAAGGAAAATG